Proteins encoded in a region of the Flavobacterium sp. PMTSA4 genome:
- a CDS encoding c-type cytochrome, protein MKKVGNHHSISRNILFCLALMLTFSLNSFSQTEPAADAAAPVSAGGDVAAGKALFNSNCAACHKLDAKSTGPALRGVANKHKMEWIYKWVANSSAMIKAGDPVAVKLFEENNKSVMTAFPQLSTTDIDNIIAYTSEPKPEPTTATAGTLPTGGNNDSGISNNVILGALALVMFMLVIMLFFVNNVLSKVAKANGIEVAQKEASMPIWKAFAKNQFLVLVSSIFLLLSSGYFVYGWMMQVGVDQDYAPVQPIHYSHRIHAGSNGIDCKYCHSAARVSKNAGIPSLNVCMNCHKNISEVADTTATPEYSKAFYDAQIQKLYDAVGWDKAAQKYTGKTSPVKWVRIHNLPDFAYFNHSQHVTVAGIECQKCHGPVETYEIQKQFAPLTMGWCINCHRETDVKMEGNAYYTKIHEELSKKYGVEKLTAAQMGGLECGKCHY, encoded by the coding sequence ATGAAAAAAGTGGGTAACCATCATTCGATTTCAAGGAATATACTCTTTTGTTTAGCGCTAATGCTAACATTCTCCTTAAACTCATTTTCACAAACCGAACCAGCAGCAGATGCAGCAGCTCCAGTTTCAGCTGGTGGCGATGTAGCGGCAGGGAAAGCTTTGTTTAATTCAAATTGTGCAGCTTGTCACAAGTTAGATGCAAAATCAACTGGTCCAGCATTAAGAGGTGTTGCGAACAAGCACAAAATGGAATGGATTTACAAATGGGTTGCAAATAGTTCTGCAATGATCAAAGCTGGTGATCCAGTTGCGGTAAAGTTGTTTGAAGAAAATAATAAGTCTGTTATGACTGCTTTTCCTCAATTATCGACTACTGATATTGATAATATTATTGCCTATACATCTGAGCCAAAACCAGAACCAACTACTGCTACAGCTGGAACATTGCCAACAGGAGGAAACAATGATAGTGGAATTTCAAACAATGTAATCCTTGGAGCATTAGCTTTAGTGATGTTTATGTTGGTAATTATGTTATTCTTTGTTAATAATGTGTTATCTAAAGTAGCTAAAGCAAATGGAATAGAAGTAGCTCAAAAAGAAGCTTCAATGCCAATTTGGAAAGCATTCGCTAAAAATCAGTTTTTAGTATTAGTTTCTTCAATCTTCTTGTTGCTTTCAAGTGGTTATTTTGTTTATGGATGGATGATGCAAGTTGGTGTCGACCAAGATTATGCTCCAGTACAACCAATTCATTATTCTCACAGAATACATGCAGGAAGCAACGGTATTGATTGTAAATACTGTCACTCTGCAGCAAGAGTTAGTAAAAATGCTGGAATCCCTTCGTTAAATGTTTGTATGAACTGTCACAAAAACATTTCTGAAGTTGCTGATACAACTGCTACTCCTGAGTATTCAAAAGCATTTTATGATGCACAAATACAAAAACTTTACGATGCTGTAGGTTGGGATAAAGCAGCTCAAAAATATACAGGAAAAACTAGTCCAGTAAAATGGGTTAGAATTCACAATCTTCCAGATTTTGCATACTTCAATCACTCTCAACACGTTACTGTGGCAGGTATTGAATGTCAAAAATGTCACGGTCCAGTAGAAACGTACGAAATTCAAAAACAGTTTGCACCTCTAACAATGGGTTGGTGTATCAATTGTCACCGTGAAACTGACGTGAAAATGGAAGGAAATGCATATTACACAAAAATTCACGAAGAACTTTCTAAAAAATATGGTGTAGAAAAATTAACTGCAGCACAAATGGGAGGTTTAGAATGTGGAAAATGTCACTATTAA
- a CDS encoding SPOR domain-containing protein, with the protein MKFSKLIKPFFLLIFFSQISLNSYCQEGIVNVSQDSKFEQLLNEKRKINSSITITDRYKIQIFNGDSENSKKQLMSFKKDFSNIDCTIVFSTPLYKVWVGNFKSRIEAERNLLEIKKKFPKAFLVKPNK; encoded by the coding sequence ATGAAATTTTCAAAGCTTATCAAACCCTTTTTTTTATTGATATTTTTTAGTCAAATTAGTTTAAATTCCTACTGTCAAGAAGGAATTGTTAATGTTTCTCAAGACTCTAAATTTGAGCAATTGTTAAATGAAAAAAGAAAAATAAACAGTTCAATAACAATAACTGATCGTTATAAAATTCAAATTTTCAATGGTGACAGTGAAAATTCAAAAAAGCAATTAATGTCTTTCAAAAAAGATTTTAGCAATATTGATTGTACTATTGTTTTTAGTACACCTTTATATAAAGTTTGGGTTGGAAATTTTAAAAGTAGAATTGAAGCAGAAAGAAATTTGTTAGAGATAAAAAAGAAATTTCCGAAAGCGTTTTTAGTCAAACCAAATAAATAA
- a CDS encoding glycosyltransferase family 117 protein: protein MQNFNFNKWNTILGWTAFTIALTTYTLTVEPTMSFWDCGEYISTSAKLEVGHPPGAPLFQILGAFFAMFATSKETIALMVNMLSVFSSAFTILFMFWSSSIILRKIVKQFAELDKSKSIVILGSSFVGALAFTFSDSFWNSAIEAEVYAMASLFIALLFWLGLRWEEDMNTPRGNRWLLLISLLIGLSFGVHFMALLTIPSIGFLYFFKNYKKVTVKNFIIANIVIVAILLFIFKLLLPYTLAFFGKMEIFMVNSFGLPFNSGTIFAALLILGFFYFGLKYTRKKGHPFYNTIILCVLFVLLGFSTWMMLPIRANADTPINENKPSDAAEVLAYYNREQYGVNPLFYGPQYTDTFAGLDPDEPYLDKAPNYERDYKTGKYVIVNNYKNAEQNTNNQHKAFLPRLWSTDHIENYMIFTNPPKFELNYDYPFEEDLAQYGVDIDSLSEDQVAQAVGQLKEEMQSSIREFKNAYAQKKVDNEDLVSFLKKYGDYLIVEKPSTFDNLWFMFEYQFGYMYGRYLLWNFVGRQNDIQGKYDNLDGNWMSGIKFVDELHLGKGIDTNLTDDIKNNKGRNLYYFLPFILGIIGLLHHANKDLKSFYVLLALFLFTGLALKIYLNERPFEPRERDYALVGSFYVFAIWIGFGVYAIYEKASNYVKSNLIGPVIIGVCLLAAPILMASQNWDDHDRSEKYTAVAMAKNYLESCDPNAILFTIGDNDTFPLWYAQEIENVRPDVKIVNTSLFMTDWYIDQMKRKTYTAEGLPISFTHQEYVGDNLDYAVRIIKTDARWELKDLMTFIKHPESTIDLPNGQNVHFYPTNKFRITINKDDIIKNKVVNEKYYDSIVPYIDIDIKDRALYKNRIMMLDLVANNNWKRPIYFTGGSFGDDDYLWMKDYLQLDGMLYKLVPIKTKVDKEYPIDMGQIDSDKMYDLVSKWQWGNGDKTTIYHDPETRKNSISYRTNMSRLMDQLIKEGKNDKAKKVIEEAITKMPIDYYGYYTMVEPFAAGYYKIGEKEKARELLEKLMTKYKQSLTYFSGIQPSIQNGIISDIITDIERYRSLLITMKENGDEEFYNKNKPIFNSFNKRFTRFGREME from the coding sequence ATGCAAAACTTTAATTTCAATAAATGGAATACCATTTTAGGATGGACAGCGTTTACAATTGCACTTACAACTTACACTTTAACAGTAGAACCTACAATGAGTTTTTGGGATTGTGGAGAATACATTTCTACATCTGCAAAATTAGAAGTTGGTCATCCGCCAGGTGCGCCATTATTTCAAATTTTAGGTGCTTTCTTCGCAATGTTTGCAACGAGCAAAGAAACAATTGCTTTAATGGTTAACATGCTTTCTGTATTTTCAAGTGCATTTACTATTCTTTTCATGTTTTGGTCTTCATCAATTATTTTAAGAAAAATAGTTAAACAATTTGCAGAACTTGATAAATCAAAATCTATAGTTATACTTGGAAGTTCTTTTGTTGGTGCTTTAGCTTTTACATTCTCGGATAGTTTTTGGAATAGCGCTATTGAAGCAGAAGTTTATGCAATGGCTTCTTTATTCATAGCATTACTTTTTTGGCTGGGTTTACGATGGGAAGAAGACATGAATACTCCGAGAGGAAACAGATGGTTGTTACTGATTTCTTTACTAATTGGACTTTCATTCGGAGTTCACTTCATGGCTTTATTAACTATTCCATCAATTGGATTTTTATATTTCTTCAAAAATTACAAAAAAGTAACAGTAAAAAATTTTATAATTGCCAATATAGTTATAGTAGCCATTTTGCTTTTCATCTTTAAATTACTTTTACCTTATACACTAGCTTTCTTTGGTAAAATGGAAATTTTTATGGTAAATAGCTTTGGACTACCATTTAATTCAGGAACCATTTTTGCAGCATTGTTGATTCTTGGTTTTTTCTATTTTGGATTAAAATACACTCGAAAAAAAGGGCATCCTTTTTACAACACAATTATACTTTGCGTTTTATTTGTTTTACTTGGTTTTTCAACTTGGATGATGTTACCAATTCGTGCAAATGCTGATACACCGATAAACGAAAACAAGCCATCGGATGCTGCTGAAGTTTTAGCATACTATAATCGTGAACAATACGGAGTAAATCCATTATTTTATGGACCACAATATACCGATACTTTTGCAGGCTTAGACCCAGATGAACCTTATTTAGACAAAGCTCCTAACTACGAAAGAGATTATAAAACTGGCAAATATGTAATTGTTAACAATTATAAAAACGCCGAACAAAACACGAATAATCAACATAAAGCATTTTTACCAAGACTTTGGAGTACAGATCATATTGAAAACTATATGATTTTCACAAATCCGCCAAAATTTGAACTAAATTATGATTATCCTTTTGAAGAAGATTTAGCTCAATATGGAGTTGATATTGATAGTTTAAGCGAAGATCAAGTTGCACAAGCTGTTGGTCAATTAAAAGAAGAAATGCAAAGTAGCATTAGAGAATTCAAAAATGCATATGCTCAAAAAAAGGTTGATAACGAAGATTTGGTTAGTTTCCTTAAAAAATATGGTGATTATTTAATTGTTGAGAAACCTTCAACTTTTGACAATCTATGGTTTATGTTCGAGTACCAGTTTGGATACATGTATGGAAGATATTTACTTTGGAATTTTGTTGGAAGACAAAACGATATTCAAGGAAAATATGATAACCTAGATGGAAATTGGATGAGCGGAATTAAATTCGTTGATGAATTACATCTTGGAAAAGGAATTGACACTAATTTAACCGACGACATTAAAAACAATAAAGGTCGAAATCTTTATTATTTCCTTCCGTTCATTTTAGGAATAATTGGCTTATTGCATCATGCCAATAAAGATTTGAAAAGCTTTTATGTATTGCTTGCCTTATTTTTATTTACAGGATTGGCTCTAAAAATCTATTTAAATGAAAGACCATTTGAACCACGCGAAAGAGATTATGCGCTAGTAGGTTCTTTTTATGTCTTTGCCATATGGATTGGATTTGGTGTTTATGCAATTTATGAAAAAGCATCAAACTACGTTAAATCAAATCTAATTGGACCTGTAATTATTGGAGTTTGTCTACTTGCAGCACCAATTTTAATGGCTTCTCAAAACTGGGATGATCATGATAGAAGCGAAAAATATACTGCAGTTGCAATGGCGAAAAATTATCTTGAATCATGCGATCCAAATGCTATATTATTTACAATTGGCGATAATGATACATTCCCATTATGGTATGCCCAAGAAATTGAAAATGTAAGACCAGACGTTAAAATCGTCAATACAAGTCTGTTTATGACCGATTGGTACATCGACCAAATGAAACGCAAAACTTATACTGCAGAAGGTTTGCCTATTTCATTTACCCATCAAGAATATGTTGGTGACAACTTAGATTATGCGGTTAGAATTATCAAAACTGATGCACGTTGGGAATTAAAAGATTTAATGACTTTTATCAAACATCCTGAATCTACAATCGATTTACCAAATGGTCAAAATGTACATTTTTATCCAACTAATAAGTTCAGAATAACTATTAATAAAGATGACATTATTAAAAATAAAGTAGTTAACGAGAAATATTATGATTCCATTGTTCCATACATTGATATTGATATAAAAGATAGAGCTTTGTATAAAAACAGAATCATGATGTTGGATTTAGTGGCAAACAATAATTGGAAACGTCCTATTTACTTCACAGGTGGAAGCTTTGGTGATGATGATTATTTATGGATGAAGGATTATTTGCAACTTGACGGAATGCTTTACAAACTTGTTCCAATAAAAACAAAAGTCGACAAAGAATACCCAATTGATATGGGACAAATTGATAGCGATAAAATGTATGATTTGGTTTCAAAATGGCAATGGGGTAATGGTGACAAAACAACAATCTATCATGATCCTGAAACAAGGAAAAACAGTATTTCGTATCGAACCAACATGTCTCGCTTGATGGATCAATTGATAAAAGAAGGTAAAAATGATAAAGCCAAAAAAGTAATTGAAGAAGCTATAACTAAAATGCCAATTGATTATTATGGATATTACACAATGGTAGAACCTTTTGCTGCTGGTTATTACAAAATTGGTGAAAAAGAAAAAGCCAGAGAATTACTTGAAAAACTGATGACAAAATACAAACAAAGCTTAACTTATTTCTCAGGTATTCAGCCATCAATTCAAAATGGAATCATTTCAGATATAATTACCGATATTGAAAGATACAGAAGTTTGTTGATTACCATGAAAGAGAATGGAGATGAAGAATTTTACAATAAAAACAAACCAATATTTAATTCTTTCAATAAACGATTTACTCGTTTTGGAAGAGAAATGGAATAG
- a CDS encoding polysaccharide deacetylase family protein, whose product MKLSFCTFFIAYIYNMSVWVKSKKWMKLMFPKYVWKIKTNEKKIYLTFDDGPTPEITNWVLKQLKIFNAKATFFCIGNNIQKYPTVFNGIINEKHSVGNHTFNHLNGWKTDSKKYIENTILCQSEINNLNSENNTLFRPPYGKIKPSQSRKLRKMGYKIIMWDIISFDFDSTISKEKCLENVLKNIENGSIVVFHDSQKAWKNLEYVLPKTLDYLKEKGFSFEKID is encoded by the coding sequence ATGAAATTATCGTTTTGCACATTTTTTATTGCTTATATTTACAACATGAGTGTTTGGGTTAAATCTAAAAAATGGATGAAATTAATGTTTCCAAAGTATGTTTGGAAAATAAAAACTAATGAGAAAAAAATCTATTTAACCTTTGATGACGGACCAACACCAGAAATTACAAATTGGGTTTTAAAACAATTAAAAATTTTCAACGCTAAAGCAACATTCTTTTGTATTGGAAATAACATTCAAAAATACCCAACTGTTTTTAATGGAATAATAAATGAAAAACATTCGGTTGGAAATCACACTTTCAATCATCTAAATGGATGGAAAACTGATTCTAAGAAGTATATTGAAAATACTATTCTTTGTCAATCTGAAATCAACAATCTGAACTCTGAAAATAATACTCTATTTCGTCCGCCATATGGAAAAATTAAACCTTCACAATCTCGAAAGTTGAGAAAAATGGGTTACAAAATAATTATGTGGGATATTATTTCTTTTGATTTTGATTCAACCATTTCTAAAGAAAAATGCTTAGAAAATGTTTTAAAAAACATTGAAAACGGCAGTATAGTAGTTTTTCATGACAGTCAAAAAGCATGGAAAAACCTTGAATACGTTTTACCTAAAACATTAGATTATCTAAAAGAAAAAGGATTTTCGTTTGAGAAAATTGACTAA
- the nusA gene encoding transcription termination factor NusA: protein MENIALIDSFSEFKDDKLIDRVTLMAILEDVFRNALKKKYGSDDNFDIIINPDKGDMEIWRRRIVVADDDLDLENEEITLTEARKIEPDFEIGEEVSEEVKLIDLGRRAILALRQNLISKIHEHDSTNLYKQFKDLIGEIYTAEVHHVRPRVVILVDDEGNEIVLPKEKQIPSDFFRKGDNVRGIIESVELKGNKPQIIMSRTADKFLEKLFEQEIPEVFDGLINIKNVVRIPGEKAKVAVDSYDDRIDPVGACVGMKGSRIHGIVRELGNENIDVINYTTNIQLYITRALSPAKVSSVKINEETKRAEVFLKLDEVSKAIGRGGHNIRLAGQLTGYELDVIREGSEMENDDVELTEFIDEIDGWIIDEFAKIGLDTAKSILSQNVDDLVRRTDLEEETILEVIKILKEEFED from the coding sequence ATGGAGAATATTGCATTAATCGATTCGTTTTCAGAGTTTAAAGACGATAAACTGATTGATAGAGTGACGCTGATGGCGATTTTAGAAGATGTTTTTAGAAACGCTTTAAAAAAGAAATACGGTTCAGACGATAATTTTGATATTATCATAAATCCTGATAAAGGAGATATGGAAATTTGGAGAAGAAGAATTGTTGTTGCTGATGATGATTTAGATTTAGAAAATGAAGAAATCACATTAACAGAAGCAAGAAAAATTGAACCAGATTTTGAAATAGGTGAGGAAGTTTCAGAAGAAGTAAAACTTATTGATTTAGGAAGAAGAGCTATTTTGGCTTTACGTCAAAATTTAATTTCTAAAATTCATGAGCATGATAGCACAAATCTTTACAAACAATTTAAAGATTTAATAGGCGAAATTTATACTGCAGAAGTTCATCATGTTCGTCCTAGAGTTGTTATTTTAGTTGATGATGAAGGAAATGAGATAGTTTTACCAAAAGAAAAACAAATACCTTCAGATTTCTTTAGAAAAGGAGATAATGTAAGAGGAATTATTGAAAGCGTTGAGCTTAAAGGCAATAAACCTCAAATCATTATGTCTAGAACGGCAGATAAATTTTTGGAAAAATTATTTGAACAAGAAATTCCAGAGGTATTTGACGGTTTGATTAATATAAAGAATGTAGTTAGAATTCCTGGCGAAAAAGCAAAAGTAGCGGTTGACTCATATGATGATAGAATTGACCCAGTTGGAGCTTGTGTTGGAATGAAAGGTTCACGTATTCATGGAATTGTTCGTGAATTAGGGAATGAAAACATTGATGTTATTAATTATACTACTAACATACAATTATATATTACTAGAGCTTTAAGTCCAGCAAAAGTATCTTCTGTAAAGATAAATGAAGAAACAAAAAGAGCAGAAGTGTTCTTAAAATTAGATGAAGTTTCAAAAGCTATTGGTCGCGGTGGTCATAATATTAGATTAGCAGGTCAATTGACAGGTTATGAGCTTGATGTAATACGTGAAGGAAGCGAAATGGAAAATGATGATGTTGAATTAACAGAATTCATTGATGAAATTGATGGTTGGATAATTGATGAGTTTGCAAAAATTGGTTTAGATACGGCTAAGAGTATCTTGAGTCAAAATGTGGATGATTTAGTTAGAAGAACTGATTTAGAAGAAGAGACAATTTTAGAAGTAATAAAAATATTGAAAGAAGAGTTTGAAGACTAA
- the rimP gene encoding ribosome assembly cofactor RimP, with protein MTFKEKVSEQIGKALEANPSLFLVDLQISEAFKISVSLDGDNGVNLQDCIDVSRFIENNLDREEQDFSLEVASAGVSSPLKSVRQYKKNIGRTLKVKTISETIEAKLEAVNDEFITLSWSSREPKKIGKGKETVQHNREVPYSEIKEAIVTIIF; from the coding sequence ATGACATTTAAAGAAAAAGTTAGCGAACAAATTGGAAAAGCTTTAGAAGCAAATCCTTCATTGTTTTTGGTGGATTTGCAAATTTCTGAAGCATTTAAAATTTCCGTATCTTTAGATGGTGATAATGGAGTTAATCTCCAAGACTGTATTGATGTTAGTCGTTTTATAGAGAACAATTTGGATAGAGAAGAACAAGATTTCTCGTTAGAAGTAGCCTCGGCTGGAGTTTCTTCTCCTTTGAAAAGTGTTAGACAATATAAAAAAAATATTGGAAGAACTTTAAAAGTTAAAACAATTAGTGAAACTATTGAAGCCAAATTAGAAGCGGTTAACGATGAATTTATTACGTTATCTTGGTCATCAAGAGAACCGAAAAAAATAGGAAAAGGAAAAGAAACTGTTCAACACAACAGAGAAGTTCCATATTCAGAAATAAAAGAAGCAATTGTTACAATAATATTTTAA
- a CDS encoding universal stress protein has product MKKILVPTDFSDYAHYALKVAAEIAKKNNGEVILLHMLELPHQAGDAIGSGHDLPEIMLFKNTAISRLEDLMDDPCLDGVKVSEVIQFELAFDGIMNISKKNNVDLVVMGSHGASGFKEMFIGSNAEKVVRNSEIPVLIIKKEQENFNIDKFVFASDFSEEIKKPFEKVVEFANEFDAELNLVMINTPSSFKPTHVAKDIMSNFISNFNIRKYSTHIYNDTNVENGVLNFANYIDADLIGMSTHGRKGLAHFFNGSISEDLVNHAVKPVVTFKI; this is encoded by the coding sequence ATGAAAAAAATATTAGTCCCAACTGATTTTTCTGATTATGCTCATTACGCATTAAAAGTAGCCGCCGAAATCGCAAAAAAAAACAACGGAGAAGTTATCCTTTTACATATGTTGGAACTGCCACATCAAGCTGGCGATGCAATAGGAAGTGGTCACGACCTTCCAGAGATAATGTTATTTAAGAACACTGCCATAAGCCGATTAGAAGATTTAATGGATGATCCTTGCTTGGATGGAGTTAAAGTTTCAGAAGTTATACAATTTGAATTAGCATTTGATGGCATTATGAACATCAGTAAAAAAAACAATGTTGATTTAGTTGTTATGGGTTCACACGGAGCAAGTGGTTTCAAAGAAATGTTTATTGGTTCAAATGCTGAAAAAGTAGTTCGAAATTCTGAAATTCCAGTTTTAATAATCAAAAAAGAACAAGAAAACTTCAATATAGACAAGTTTGTATTTGCTTCTGATTTTTCTGAAGAAATTAAAAAACCTTTCGAAAAAGTAGTTGAATTTGCAAATGAATTTGACGCTGAATTAAATTTAGTGATGATAAATACGCCTAGTAGCTTTAAACCAACTCATGTCGCAAAAGACATAATGTCTAATTTTATTTCAAATTTCAACATAAGAAAATATTCTACTCACATTTATAATGACACTAACGTAGAAAATGGTGTTCTAAATTTTGCAAATTACATTGATGCAGACTTGATTGGAATGAGCACGCATGGAAGAAAAGGATTAGCACATTTTTTCAATGGAAGCATCAGTGAAGATTTAGTAAATCATGCTGTTAAACCGGTTGTAACTTTTAAAATATAA
- the infB gene encoding translation initiation factor IF-2 — protein MSEGNIRINKVLRELNISLERAVDYLKDKGVAIEASPNTKISDDVYNILCGEFAGDKGKKEASMGISEEIRKEKEAIRLEREKEIEDKRKLEEERQRQELIKAKAVVTGPKQVGKIDLEPKAPASTSPKISPDKKEESKLAEEVVNVEKVAEEPKKEEVKATKPQETTEAPAEEAIETKYQKLSGATLTGQVIDLSQFNKPKKKKEEVKKEGVKPNVNAANSNSANKNKRKRIPQKPGEGRAITPGNTNAKFSGKPGFQKGNRPAIVQKVEPTEEEVKNQIKETLERLQGKGNKSKAAKYRRDKRDTHRQRTEDELQAQEEGSKILKVTEFVTVGEIATMMDVPITKVIGTCMTLGIMVTMNQRLDAETLSIVADEFGYEVEFITTDIEESIVQVEDKPEDLVTRAPIVTVMGHVDHGKTSLLDYIRKENVIAGESGGITQHIGAYAVTLDNGQKITFLDTPGHEAFTAMRARGAQVTDIAIIVAAADDDIMPQTKEAISHAQAANVPMIFAINKIDKPAANPEKIKEQLAGMNLLVEDWGGKYQSHDISAKVGTGVKDLLEKVLLEAEILDLKANPNKPAIGTVVEAQLDKGRGYVTTILVQAGTLKIGDYVLAGKHHGKIKAMHDERGNVIEVAGPSTPVSVLGLDGAATAGDKFSVFEDEKEAKQIAAKRTQLMREQSARTTKHTTLAELGRRIALGQFKELNIIIKGDVDGSVEALADSFSKLSTEEIEIKIIHKGVGAITESDVMLASASDAIIIGFNVRPAGNAKQIAEKEEIDIRNYSIIYDAIDDLKDAMEGMLSPELKEEITGTAEIREIFKVSKVGTIAGCMVTDGKIFRNSKIRIIRDGVVIHTGELATLKRFKDDVKEVSKGYDCGMQIKNYNNIEQLDIIEAYQEVEVKKKLK, from the coding sequence ATGTCTGAAGGAAATATTAGGATTAATAAAGTTTTAAGGGAATTGAATATTTCGTTAGAAAGAGCTGTGGATTATCTTAAAGATAAAGGAGTTGCTATTGAAGCTAGTCCAAACACAAAAATTTCTGATGATGTATACAACATTCTTTGTGGAGAATTTGCTGGTGACAAAGGGAAGAAAGAAGCTTCTATGGGAATCAGCGAAGAGATTCGCAAAGAAAAAGAAGCAATTCGTCTTGAAAGAGAAAAAGAAATAGAAGACAAAAGAAAGCTTGAGGAAGAACGTCAACGTCAGGAACTGATTAAAGCTAAAGCAGTAGTTACTGGTCCAAAACAAGTTGGAAAAATTGACCTAGAGCCAAAAGCACCAGCTTCTACTTCTCCTAAAATTTCTCCTGATAAAAAAGAAGAAAGTAAATTAGCTGAAGAGGTTGTTAATGTTGAAAAAGTGGCTGAAGAACCTAAAAAAGAGGAAGTTAAAGCAACTAAGCCGCAAGAAACTACAGAAGCTCCAGCCGAAGAAGCAATTGAAACAAAATATCAAAAACTTTCTGGAGCAACACTTACAGGACAAGTTATTGATTTATCACAATTCAATAAGCCTAAGAAGAAAAAAGAGGAAGTTAAGAAAGAAGGTGTAAAACCGAATGTTAATGCAGCAAATTCTAACTCTGCTAACAAAAATAAAAGAAAAAGAATTCCTCAAAAACCTGGCGAAGGTAGAGCAATAACTCCAGGAAATACCAATGCTAAATTTAGCGGAAAACCAGGTTTCCAAAAAGGAAATCGTCCAGCAATTGTTCAAAAAGTTGAACCAACCGAGGAAGAAGTTAAAAATCAAATTAAAGAAACTTTAGAACGTCTTCAAGGAAAAGGAAACAAATCTAAAGCTGCAAAATATAGAAGAGACAAACGTGATACTCACCGCCAAAGAACGGAAGATGAATTACAAGCTCAAGAAGAAGGAAGCAAAATATTAAAAGTAACCGAATTTGTTACTGTTGGTGAAATTGCAACCATGATGGATGTGCCAATTACCAAAGTTATCGGAACTTGTATGACTTTAGGAATCATGGTTACCATGAATCAACGTCTTGATGCAGAAACACTTTCTATTGTTGCAGATGAGTTTGGTTATGAAGTTGAATTTATAACAACTGACATTGAAGAGTCAATAGTTCAAGTTGAAGATAAACCAGAAGATTTAGTAACTCGTGCTCCAATTGTTACTGTTATGGGACATGTTGACCACGGTAAAACTTCACTTCTAGATTATATTCGTAAAGAAAATGTTATTGCAGGTGAATCAGGTGGAATTACACAACACATTGGTGCTTATGCGGTAACGTTAGATAACGGACAAAAAATTACATTCTTAGATACACCAGGTCACGAAGCGTTTACCGCAATGCGTGCTCGTGGTGCACAAGTTACCGATATTGCAATTATTGTTGCTGCTGCCGATGATGACATAATGCCTCAAACTAAAGAAGCAATTAGTCACGCACAAGCAGCAAATGTTCCAATGATTTTTGCTATTAATAAAATTGATAAACCAGCTGCTAATCCTGAAAAGATTAAGGAACAGTTAGCGGGAATGAATTTGTTGGTAGAAGATTGGGGAGGAAAATATCAATCACATGATATTTCTGCAAAAGTTGGAACTGGAGTAAAAGATTTATTAGAAAAAGTTTTGCTTGAAGCTGAAATTTTAGACTTAAAAGCAAATCCAAATAAACCTGCAATTGGTACTGTTGTAGAAGCTCAATTAGATAAAGGTAGAGGTTATGTAACTACAATATTAGTACAAGCCGGAACTTTAAAAATTGGAGATTATGTTTTGGCTGGAAAACACCATGGTAAGATTAAAGCGATGCATGACGAAAGAGGAAATGTTATCGAAGTAGCTGGTCCTTCAACTCCTGTATCTGTACTAGGTTTAGATGGTGCTGCAACTGCTGGCGATAAGTTTTCTGTTTTTGAGGATGAAAAAGAAGCAAAACAAATCGCAGCAAAGCGTACTCAATTAATGCGTGAACAATCAGCAAGAACTACCAAACATACAACACTTGCTGAACTTGGACGAAGAATTGCTTTAGGACAATTCAAAGAATTAAATATCATCATTAAAGGAGATGTTGATGGTTCAGTAGAAGCATTAGCAGATTCATTCTCAAAATTATCTACTGAAGAAATTGAGATTAAGATAATTCACAAAGGAGTTGGAGCAATTACTGAATCTGATGTAATGCTTGCTTCGGCATCTGATGCAATTATCATTGGATTTAATGTTCGTCCTGCTGGAAATGCAAAACAAATTGCAGAAAAAGAAGAAATTGATATCCGTAATTATTCTATTATTTATGATGCAATTGACGACTTAAAAGATGCAATGGAAGGAATGCTTTCTCCAGAATTGAAAGAAGAAATCACAGGAACTGCTGAAATCAGAGAAATTTTCAAAGTTTCTAAAGTTGGAACTATTGCCGGATGTATGGTTACTGATGGTAAAATATTTAGAAATTCTAAAATCAGAATTATTCGTGACGGCGTTGTAATTCACACAGGTGAATTAGCGACACTAAAACGTTTTAAAGATGATGTTAAAGAAGTTTCAAAAGGATACGATTGTGGTATGCAGATTAAAAACTACAATAACATAGAACAATTAGATATTATCGAAGCTTATCAAGAAGTAGAAGTGAAGAAAAAATTGAAATAA